The DNA region GGCTCAATGCCACCAATGGTGTCTATTCCGGCTGGGGCGGCTGCGCGCCGCGCGGCGTGCGCGGTTTCCCGATCTACCGGCCGCGTCACTGGGCCTTTGCCGGAACCGGCCTGTTCTACGGCGACCTGCTCGGCGCCGACAGCCATATCTATGGCTACGAAGTCGATGGTCTTGCCTATGAGATTCGCTACGGCCTGCCTTATCCGGCAGCTGACAGCGGCGCGCCGGAGGGTCTGGAAATCCTGGCTCTGGGCATGGCGAGCCAGGTCGAGGAAAGCGATATCCTGACGCGCGAAGATCTGTTTTTCGGCGACGAGGACGGGCGGTTCATTGCCGAGACGCTTTATGGCGAGGCGAGCGACGAGAACATGGAAAAGGTTCGCTACAGCAACGGCATGATCGTCAACTTCAAGCGCGGCAAGGGCGAGGTTTTCCACGCCGGGACCTGCGAATGGGTGGCAGGCCTGCTGCGCCGGGACGCCATGGTCGAGCGCGTCACCGCCAATGTGCTGAACCGCTATCTCAACCGATAATTTCACCAAAGAGCAGAGCATCATGACCATCCAAGCCAATGAGCGGCCCGCATCCCATCTCTTCTACGTGACCCGCCTGCGCCGGCCGCTGGTCGATCGCGCCGAGGGCATTTATTTCTGGACTGAGGACGGCCGCCGCTTCATCGACGGCTCGAGCGGGCCGATGGTCAGCAATATCGGCCACGGCAACCGCCACGTCATCGATGCCATGAAGCGGCAGATGGAAAAGACGAGCTTTGCCTACCGCCTGCATTTCGAAAACGAGCCGGCCGAAGAGCTGGCCCGGCGGCTCGCTGGAAAGATGCCTGGCGATCTCGACCGGATCTTTTTCGTCTCCGGCGGTTCGGAAGCGGTGGAATCGGCAATCAAGCTGGCGCGGCAATGGGCAGTGGCAACCAGCCAGCCGAAGCGCTGGAAAGTGATCTGCCGGTTTCCGTCCTACCATGGCGGCACGATGGGGGCGCTCGGCGTGACCGGTGACCTGGCGCTGACTGAAACCTTTGCGCCGCAGATCCAGCCGATGCCGGCCATTCCGGCGCCGACAGCCTACCGCGACCGCGACAACCTGACGATGGAACAGCGCGGCCTGCGTTACGCCGACATGCTGGAGGAGAAAATCCTTGCCGAAGGGCCTGACAGCGTCGTCGCCTTCATCATGGAACCGATCGGCGGGGCGGCAACGGCAGCGCTTGTCGCACCCGATAGCTATTTCGCGCGCATCCGCGAAATCTGCGACAAATACGGTATCCTGCTGATCCATGACGAGGTGATGAGCGGCGCGGCGCGCACCGGCCGCTATCTCGGCGGCGACCACTGGAACTGCAAGCCTGACATCATCACTCTCTCGAAGGGCATCGGCTCCGGCTACGCCGCGCTTGGCGCCATGGTGGCCTCGTCGAAGCTGGTCAAGCCGGTGCTCGACATGGGCGGCTTCCAGCATGGCTATACCTATGCCGGCAATCCGCTGGCCTGCGCTGCCGGTCTGGCTGTGCTTGAAGAAATGGAACGGCTTGGCGTCGAAGCCAATGCGGCCGCGATGGGGGATCTGCTGAAATCCGAACTGGAGGGGCTTTCCAGGCGCTTCCCCTTTATAGCCGGCGTGCGCGGCAAGGGGCTGTTGATCGGCGCCGATCTCGTCGCCGATCCTGTGACCTTTAAATCCTTTCCCAAATCACAGGCGACCAACCAGCGGCTGCTCGATATCGCCTATGAAAAAGGCCTCATCCTCTATTCGCGCCGTATTCGCGGCGATGGCTACGAGGCCGACAATCTCATTTTGGCCCCGCCGCTGATCATCACGGCTCAGGAAATCGGCGATATGGTCTCGATCCTTGGCGATAGTTTCGAACAGCTG from Pararhizobium qamdonense includes:
- a CDS encoding aminotransferase family protein: MTIQANERPASHLFYVTRLRRPLVDRAEGIYFWTEDGRRFIDGSSGPMVSNIGHGNRHVIDAMKRQMEKTSFAYRLHFENEPAEELARRLAGKMPGDLDRIFFVSGGSEAVESAIKLARQWAVATSQPKRWKVICRFPSYHGGTMGALGVTGDLALTETFAPQIQPMPAIPAPTAYRDRDNLTMEQRGLRYADMLEEKILAEGPDSVVAFIMEPIGGAATAALVAPDSYFARIREICDKYGILLIHDEVMSGAARTGRYLGGDHWNCKPDIITLSKGIGSGYAALGAMVASSKLVKPVLDMGGFQHGYTYAGNPLACAAGLAVLEEMERLGVEANAAAMGDLLKSELEGLSRRFPFIAGVRGKGLLIGADLVADPVTFKSFPKSQATNQRLLDIAYEKGLILYSRRIRGDGYEADNLILAPPLIITAQEIGDMVSILGDSFEQLARELDLPVNG